A genomic window from Vigna radiata var. radiata cultivar VC1973A chromosome 2, Vradiata_ver6, whole genome shotgun sequence includes:
- the LOC106779946 gene encoding uncharacterized protein LOC106779946, with amino-acid sequence MDPPPGLNIDTNEQVCKLTKSLYGLKQASRQWFEKLSSFLISADYVQSKSDHSLFIKKSSTSFIALLVYVDDIVLTGDSMDEITHIETLLHRQFQIKDLGKLKYFLGFEVARSKKGIHLCQRKYALDILEETGMLGSKPCSTPFLSSTNSSYKEENYMDDPSIYRRLIGKLFYLTNTRPDLCFTINLLSQFMQQPTNYHYQALQHVLRYVKSXPSXGXFFAXDSSIXIKGFSDSDXXTCPNTRRYTTGYCTFLGASLVSWRSKKQTTVSRSSTEAEYRALAATVCEMQWLHYILQDLQIQLDATAVLYCDNNSARHIAHNQSFHERTKHIELDCHVVREKIQAKFLRLLPIRSEEQLADVFTKFPHRTRFRSIIPKLGLVNIHHLA; translated from the coding sequence ATGGATCCTCCACCAGGTCTGAATATTGATACAAATGAGCAAGTTTGCAAGCTCACCAAGtccttatatggcctaaaacaggcCAGCAGACAGTGGTTTGAGAAACTGTCCAGTTTTCTTATATCTGCAGACTATGTTCAGTCAAAGTCTGATCACTCTTTATTCATTAAGAAAAGTTCCACGAGTTTTATAGCTTTGcttgtttatgtagatgacatTGTCCTAACAGGAGATTCCATGGATGAAATCACTCACATAGAGACTCTTCTCCATCGTCAATTCCAAATAAAGGATCTtggaaaactaaaatattttctgGGATTTGAGGTTGCCAGATCTAAGAAAGGGATACATCTCTGTCAGAGAAAGTATGCCCTTGATATTCTTGAAGAAACGGGAATGCTGGGAAGCAAACCTTGCTCTACACCATTCTTAAGCAGCACTAATTCCTCATACAAAGAAGAGAATTACATGGATGATCCTAGTATCTATCGCAGATTAATAGGGAAGCTATTCTATCTTACTAATACTAGACCCGATTTGTGTTTTACTATTAATCTCTTAAGTCAATTTATGCAGCAGCCCACTAACTATCACTATCAGGCCCTGCAGCACGTTCTGAGGTATGTTAAATCCANTCCTTCTNAAGGGNTTTTCTTTGCTNCTGATTCCAGCATACANATAAAGGGATTTAGTGACTCCGATTGNGNCACTTGTCCTAATACACGGAGATATACTACTGGGTACTGCACTTTCCTTGGAGCATCTCTTGTTTCATGGAGGTCGAAGAAGCAAACCACAGTTTCAAGGTCATCTACTGAAGCGGAGTATCGTGCCTTAGCTGCTACCGTGTGTGAAATGCAGTGGCTCCATTATATTCTCCAAGATCTTCAAATTCAACTTGATGCTACTGCAGTTCTCTACTGCGACAACAACTCTGCGAGACATATTGCCCACAACCAGAGCTTCCATGAGCGAACCAAACATATCGAGCTGGACTGCCATGTGGTTCGCGAAAAGATTCAAGCCAAGTTTCTACGTCTTCTACCGATCCGATCGGAGGAACAACTCGCCGATGTTTTTACCAAATTTCCTCACCGTACGCGCTTCAGATCTATCATCCCCAAGCTCGGACTAGTGAACATCCACCATCTagcttga